The following are encoded together in the Ooceraea biroi isolate clonal line C1 chromosome 2, Obir_v5.4, whole genome shotgun sequence genome:
- the LOC105280181 gene encoding RNA-binding protein Musashi homolog 2 isoform X3: MEATNGAIEHDFHNTLVPINGSHSGSSGRSTPNGGDPAPGKLFVGGLSWQTSSEKLREYFGMFGTVTDVLIMKDPVTQRSRGFGFITFAEPGSVDKVLKCPIHTLDGKKIDPKHATPKNRAKQANRTKKIFVGGVSQDTSSDEVKAYFNQFGKVEETVMLMDQQTKRHRGFGFVTFENEDVVDRVCEIHFHTIKNKKVECKKAQPKEAVQPGALALGKRVVLGALGVRLAPQPPLPVAAAASQLVAAQAQAAQVQAAAAAAAAAQVQNAVAGYGKLFAATGGYPTLSAYRYAPYPIPAAVAAAAAAAAPTAQAAPAPSPGAAAAAAAAAAAASSPAAAAAAAAAPGNPYQGYSLTNVDMSSFQGVDWGSMYGMGMYV, encoded by the exons ATGGAGGCGACAAACGGCGCGATCGAGCACGACTTCCACAACACTCTGGTGCCGATAAATGGTAGCCATTCAGGCAGCTCCGGCAGGAGTACGCCGAACGGCGGCGACCCGGCACCAGGCAAACTCTTCGTGGGTGGCCTCTCTTGGCAGACCAGCAGCGAGAAATTGCGGGAGTATTTTGGCATGTTCGGCACTGTCACCGATGTCCTCATCATGAAGGATCCTGTTACGCAG CGTAGCCGCGGTTTCGGCTTCATCACGTTCGCCGAGCCCGGCAGCGTCGACAAAGTCCTCAAGTGTCCCATCCACACCCTGGATGGCAAGAAGATTGATCCTAAGCACGCGACGCCGAAAAACCGCGCGAAACAGGCCAATCGCACGAAGAAGATCTTTGTGGGCGGTGTCAGTCAGGACACAAGCAGCGACGAGGTCAAGGCCTACTTCAATCAGTTCGGCAAGGTGGAGGAGACGGTGATGCTGATGGATCAGCAGACCAAGCGCCACCGAGGCTTCGGCTTCGTCACCTTCGAGAACGAGGACGTGGTCGACCGCGTGTGCGAGATACACTTCCACACGATCAAGAACAAGAAGGTCGAGTGCAAGAAGGCGCAACCGAAGGAGGCAGTGCAGCCGGGCGCGCTCGCTCTCGGCAAGAGGGTAGTGCTGGGCGCTCTGGGCGTGCGGCTGGCGCCACAACCACCGCTGCCGGTCGCCGCGGCGGCCTCGCAGCTGGTAGCCGCACAGGCACAGGCGGCGCAGGTGCAggcggccgcggccgcggcggcggcggcgcagGTGCAAAACGCGGTCGCGGGTTACGGTAAGCTGTTCGCCGCCACCGGCGGCTATCCGACGCTGTCAGCGTATCGATACGCGCCCTATCCGATACCGGCGGCAGTAGCGGCGGCGGCTGCCGCGGCGGCGCCGACCGCGCAAGCAGCACCGGCGCCGTCACCCGGTGCGGCTGCggccgctgccgctgccgcgGCGGCAGCGTCCTCGCCCGCTGCGGCCGCGGCCGCCGCCGCGGCGCCCGGCAACCCCTATCAGGGCTATTCGCTCACCAACGTGGACATGTCGAGCTTCCAGGGCGTCGACTGGGGATCTATGTACGGGATGGGGATGTACGTTTAA
- the LOC105280181 gene encoding RNA-binding protein Musashi homolog 2 isoform X1, which yields MAAASFPPNFSNVGVLENCAGMEATNGAIEHDFHNTLVPINGSHSGSSGRSTPNGGDPAPGKLFVGGLSWQTSSEKLREYFGMFGTVTDVLIMKDPVTQRSRGFGFITFAEPGSVDKVLKCPIHTLDGKKIDPKHATPKNRAKQANRTKKIFVGGVSQDTSSDEVKAYFNQFGKVEETVMLMDQQTKRHRGFGFVTFENEDVVDRVCEIHFHTIKNKKVECKKAQPKEAVQPGALALGKRVVLGALGVRLAPQPPLPVAAAASQLVAAQAQAAQVQAAAAAAAAAQVQNAVAGYGKLFAATGGYPTLSAYRYAPYPIPAAVAAAAAAAAPTAQAAPAPSPGAAAAAAAAAAAASSPAAAAAAAAAPGNPYQGYSLTNVDMSSFQGVDWGSMYGMGMYV from the exons CGCCGGCATGGAGGCGACAAACGGCGCGATCGAGCACGACTTCCACAACACTCTGGTGCCGATAAATGGTAGCCATTCAGGCAGCTCCGGCAGGAGTACGCCGAACGGCGGCGACCCGGCACCAGGCAAACTCTTCGTGGGTGGCCTCTCTTGGCAGACCAGCAGCGAGAAATTGCGGGAGTATTTTGGCATGTTCGGCACTGTCACCGATGTCCTCATCATGAAGGATCCTGTTACGCAG CGTAGCCGCGGTTTCGGCTTCATCACGTTCGCCGAGCCCGGCAGCGTCGACAAAGTCCTCAAGTGTCCCATCCACACCCTGGATGGCAAGAAGATTGATCCTAAGCACGCGACGCCGAAAAACCGCGCGAAACAGGCCAATCGCACGAAGAAGATCTTTGTGGGCGGTGTCAGTCAGGACACAAGCAGCGACGAGGTCAAGGCCTACTTCAATCAGTTCGGCAAGGTGGAGGAGACGGTGATGCTGATGGATCAGCAGACCAAGCGCCACCGAGGCTTCGGCTTCGTCACCTTCGAGAACGAGGACGTGGTCGACCGCGTGTGCGAGATACACTTCCACACGATCAAGAACAAGAAGGTCGAGTGCAAGAAGGCGCAACCGAAGGAGGCAGTGCAGCCGGGCGCGCTCGCTCTCGGCAAGAGGGTAGTGCTGGGCGCTCTGGGCGTGCGGCTGGCGCCACAACCACCGCTGCCGGTCGCCGCGGCGGCCTCGCAGCTGGTAGCCGCACAGGCACAGGCGGCGCAGGTGCAggcggccgcggccgcggcggcggcggcgcagGTGCAAAACGCGGTCGCGGGTTACGGTAAGCTGTTCGCCGCCACCGGCGGCTATCCGACGCTGTCAGCGTATCGATACGCGCCCTATCCGATACCGGCGGCAGTAGCGGCGGCGGCTGCCGCGGCGGCGCCGACCGCGCAAGCAGCACCGGCGCCGTCACCCGGTGCGGCTGCggccgctgccgctgccgcgGCGGCAGCGTCCTCGCCCGCTGCGGCCGCGGCCGCCGCCGCGGCGCCCGGCAACCCCTATCAGGGCTATTCGCTCACCAACGTGGACATGTCGAGCTTCCAGGGCGTCGACTGGGGATCTATGTACGGGATGGGGATGTACGTTTAA
- the LOC105280181 gene encoding RNA-binding protein Musashi homolog 2 isoform X2, producing MFPYSTFPPVGAGMEATNGAIEHDFHNTLVPINGSHSGSSGRSTPNGGDPAPGKLFVGGLSWQTSSEKLREYFGMFGTVTDVLIMKDPVTQRSRGFGFITFAEPGSVDKVLKCPIHTLDGKKIDPKHATPKNRAKQANRTKKIFVGGVSQDTSSDEVKAYFNQFGKVEETVMLMDQQTKRHRGFGFVTFENEDVVDRVCEIHFHTIKNKKVECKKAQPKEAVQPGALALGKRVVLGALGVRLAPQPPLPVAAAASQLVAAQAQAAQVQAAAAAAAAAQVQNAVAGYGKLFAATGGYPTLSAYRYAPYPIPAAVAAAAAAAAPTAQAAPAPSPGAAAAAAAAAAAASSPAAAAAAAAAPGNPYQGYSLTNVDMSSFQGVDWGSMYGMGMYV from the exons CGCCGGCATGGAGGCGACAAACGGCGCGATCGAGCACGACTTCCACAACACTCTGGTGCCGATAAATGGTAGCCATTCAGGCAGCTCCGGCAGGAGTACGCCGAACGGCGGCGACCCGGCACCAGGCAAACTCTTCGTGGGTGGCCTCTCTTGGCAGACCAGCAGCGAGAAATTGCGGGAGTATTTTGGCATGTTCGGCACTGTCACCGATGTCCTCATCATGAAGGATCCTGTTACGCAG CGTAGCCGCGGTTTCGGCTTCATCACGTTCGCCGAGCCCGGCAGCGTCGACAAAGTCCTCAAGTGTCCCATCCACACCCTGGATGGCAAGAAGATTGATCCTAAGCACGCGACGCCGAAAAACCGCGCGAAACAGGCCAATCGCACGAAGAAGATCTTTGTGGGCGGTGTCAGTCAGGACACAAGCAGCGACGAGGTCAAGGCCTACTTCAATCAGTTCGGCAAGGTGGAGGAGACGGTGATGCTGATGGATCAGCAGACCAAGCGCCACCGAGGCTTCGGCTTCGTCACCTTCGAGAACGAGGACGTGGTCGACCGCGTGTGCGAGATACACTTCCACACGATCAAGAACAAGAAGGTCGAGTGCAAGAAGGCGCAACCGAAGGAGGCAGTGCAGCCGGGCGCGCTCGCTCTCGGCAAGAGGGTAGTGCTGGGCGCTCTGGGCGTGCGGCTGGCGCCACAACCACCGCTGCCGGTCGCCGCGGCGGCCTCGCAGCTGGTAGCCGCACAGGCACAGGCGGCGCAGGTGCAggcggccgcggccgcggcggcggcggcgcagGTGCAAAACGCGGTCGCGGGTTACGGTAAGCTGTTCGCCGCCACCGGCGGCTATCCGACGCTGTCAGCGTATCGATACGCGCCCTATCCGATACCGGCGGCAGTAGCGGCGGCGGCTGCCGCGGCGGCGCCGACCGCGCAAGCAGCACCGGCGCCGTCACCCGGTGCGGCTGCggccgctgccgctgccgcgGCGGCAGCGTCCTCGCCCGCTGCGGCCGCGGCCGCCGCCGCGGCGCCCGGCAACCCCTATCAGGGCTATTCGCTCACCAACGTGGACATGTCGAGCTTCCAGGGCGTCGACTGGGGATCTATGTACGGGATGGGGATGTACGTTTAA